One window of the Tubulanus polymorphus chromosome 11, tnTubPoly1.2, whole genome shotgun sequence genome contains the following:
- the LOC141913225 gene encoding uncharacterized protein LOC141913225 has product MSKALFMSVGVLVACVIVSIASDKTETEDDKLNRPIGKEIGAVPLSELDKRKWKTNMWGKRSDVAAAGDIDDEKRKWKTSMWGKRDDDDDAMEKRRWKTGMWGKRAADATDKRKWKTSMWGKRNSVEGSNEIDEAKRKWKTNLWGKRDFENDKRKWNTGMWGKRSSELDSDKRAFKSGMDLWGKRSSELADSDFDNKRAFKTMNLWGKRGAAWGKMQLWGKRQKWNTGMWGKRNVEDSQPDKRKWKTSMWGKRDSNGSGSDKKRTISRWNNGLWGKRKWGLDIWGKRSAGPLDKPISENVLKLFDKNGE; this is encoded by the coding sequence ATGTCGAAAGCGTTGTTTATGAGTGTTGGAGTTCTCGTGGCGTGCGTGATCGTTTCAATAGCCAGTGATAAAACTGAAACCGAAGATGACAAACTAAACCGCCCGATCGGCAAGGAAATCGGGGCGGTGCCGCTCAGCGAACTCGATAAACGAAAATGGAAGACGAACATGTGGGGCAAACGCAGCGACGTCGCGGCCGCTGGAGACATCGACGACGAAAAGCGAAAATGGAAAACTTCGATGTGGGGAAAACgggacgacgacgatgacgcgATGGAAAAGCGTCGCTGGAAAACGGGCATGTGGGGCAAACGAGCCGCCGACGCCACCGATAAACGAAAATGGAAAACGTCGATGTGGGGCAAACGAAATAGCGTCGAAGGCAGTAATGAAATTGACGAAGCGAAACGAAAGTGGAAAACGAACTTGTGGGGAAAACGCGATTTCGAAAACGATAAGCGAAAGTGGAATACCGGCATGTGGGGCAAGCGATCGAGCGAACTAGACTCCGATAAGCGCGCGTTCAAAAGCGGCATGGACCTTTGGGGTAAGCGGTCGTCCGAACTAGCCGATTCTGATTTCGATAATAAGAGGGCGTTTAAAACGATGAACTTGTGGGGCAAGCGCGGCGCGGCGTGGGGCAAAATGCAACTCTGGGGTAAAAGGCAGAAGTGGAATACTGGCATGTGGGGCAAACGAAACGTCGAAGACAGCCAACCGGATAAGCGGAAGTGGAAAACGAGCATGTGGGGAAAACGAGACTCGAACGGAAGCGGAAGTGACAAAAAACGTACCATCAGTAGATGGAACAATGGATTGTGGGGCAAACGTAAATGGGGTTTGGATATTTGGGGCAAAAGAAGTGCCGGACCTTTGGATAAACCTATATCGGAAAATGTCCTGAAGTTATTTGACAAAAATGGTGAGTAG